In Papaver somniferum cultivar HN1 chromosome 1, ASM357369v1, whole genome shotgun sequence, a genomic segment contains:
- the LOC113281929 gene encoding uncharacterized protein LOC113281929 produces MEKEDSIEKKVIDSTTAEKVELDTINLQAENHNELLDKIESLDIESEDPKLIHEEVKGDSGSHEIQNVGSENQDEMSPSMEKAYEEEQEPVFDGTEIPGVEATRTSSTGSLDLDSEAQGSAWPEKAVALGKIVKEKSVVAVSNVFRRLSGSKDEETQNVPGGEEKDDDSNDGSKEEEDKKTGNESKEASKNPLERFGWNPLAMIKRDLSMQGNVEQGEDNSVESPVPPPSMKGRILLYTRLGCLESKDVRLYLQAKNLRYVEINIDVYPSRKLELEKLTGSSAVPKVFFNEVSVGGLAELKTMDEGGSLDEKIKELISEEPSSEAPLPPLSGEDDVSCSGTVDEQATIVKKMKETISVKDRFYKMRRFTNCFLGSEAVDFLSEDQYMERKEAIEFGQQLAKKYFFRHVLDENIFEDGNHLYRFLDHDPIVSSQCYNITKGISDVKPKPVIEIASRLRFLSFAMFEAYTSEDGKHVDYRSIHRSEEFARYLRVVEELQRVELQDLSREEKLAFFINLHNMMAIHAILLWGYPIGAMERRKMLGDFKYVVGGYTYSLSAIQNGILRCNQRPPYNITKPFGGKDPRSKVALPYLEPLIHFTLVCGTRSGPALRCYSPGNIDKELMEAARNFLRNGGLIFDPATKTAYVSIILKWFSVDFGKNEGEVVKHASNYLEPEKSEELLELVANNQLKVTYQPYDWGLNC; encoded by the exons TCTGAAAATCAAGATGAGATGAGTCCAAGTATGGAAAAAGCTTACGAAGAGGAGCAAGAACCTGTATTTGATGGAACTGAGATTCCTGGGGTGGAAGCTACGAGGACTTCGTCTACTGGTTCTCTGGATCTTGATTCAGAGGCACAAGGATCTGCATGGCCTGAAAAGGCTGTGGCGCTTGGAAAAATTGTTAAAGAGAAGAGTGTTGTTGCTGTTTCCAATGTTTTTCGACGACTTTCTGGAAGTAAAGATGAAGAAACACAAAATGTTCCCGGTGGTGAGGAGAAGGATGATGATTCAAATGACGGTTCTAAGGAGGAAGAGGATAAGAAAACAGGAAATGAATCGAAAGAGGCGTCTAAAAACCCATTGGAACGTTTTGGCTGGAACCCTTTAGCTATGATTAAACGTGATCTGAGTATGCAGGGCAATGTTGAACAAGGGGAGGATAACAGTGTAGAAAGTCCAGTTCCACCACCATCCATGAAAGGGAGAATTCTACTGTATACGAGGCTAGGCTGTCTGGAGTCCAAGGATGTGAGGTTATACCTGCAGGCGAAAAATCTCAGATATGTTGAGATTAATATTGATGTTTACCCCAGCAGAAAGTTGGAGTTGGAGAAGCTCACCGGGTCATCTGCTGTTCCCAAGGTGTTCTTTAATGAAGTTTCTGTTGGAGGACTGGCTGAGCTCAAGACCATGGACGAGGGTGGCAGTCTTGATGAGAAGATTAAAGAGCTCATCTCCGAGGAACCATCCTCCGAGGCACCTTTACCACCACTTTCAGGTGAAGATGATGTATCGTGCAGTGGAACAGTTGATGAACAGGCTACAATTGTTAAGAAAATGAAAGAGACTATATCTGTTAAGGACAGGTTCTACAAGATGCGAAGGTTTACCAACTGTTTTCTAGGTTCAGAAGCTGTGGATTTTCTGTCAGAGGACCAATACATGGAAAGAAAGGAG GCCATTGAGTTTGGTCAACAGCTTGCGAAAAAATACTTTTTTCGCCACGTTCTCGA CGAGAATATTTTTGAAGATGGTAACCACCTCTATCGATTTTTGGATCACGATCCCATCGTGTCATCTCAATGCTACAACATTACAAAGGGAATAAGTGATGTTAAACCAAAGCCTGTGATAGAGATTGCTTCAAGGTTAAGGTTTCTATCCTTCGCTATGTTTGAAGCTTACACATCTGAAGATGGAAAGCATGTCGACTATAGAAGTATCCATCGCAGTGAGGAGTTTGCAAG GTATCTGAGGGTGGTTGAAGAGCTTCAGAGAGTGGAGTTGCAGGATCTGTCAAGAGAGGAGAAGCTTGCTTTCTTCATAAATCTCCATAACATGATGGCCATCCACGCAATACTGTTGTGGGGTTATCCCATTGGGGCTATGGAGCGGAGGAAGATGCTAGGTGACTTTAAGTATGTCGTTGGAGGGTATACCTATTCGCTTTCTGCTATCCAGAATGGAATCTTGCGCTGTAATCAGCGACCTCCATATAACATCACCAAGCCCTTTGGTGGGAAGGACCCACGTTCTAAG GTAGCTCTGCCATACTTAGAACCCTTGATTCACTTCACCCTAGTCTGTGGTACCAGATCTGGTCCTGCACTTCGCTGCTACTCACCTGGAAACATCGACAAGGAACTAATGGAAGCCGCTCGCAACTTCCTCAGGAATGGAGGGCTTATTTTTGACCCAGCAACTAAAACAGCTTATGTCAGCATAATCCTCAAATG GTTCAGCGTTGATTTTGGGAAGAATGAGGGTGAGGTAGTGAAGCATGCATCAAACTACTTAGAGCCAGAGAAATCGGAAGAACTGCTGGAGTTAGTTGCTAACAATCAATTGAAAGTGACATATCAGCCTTACGATTGGGGTCTGAACTGTTAG
- the LOC113281920 gene encoding pentatricopeptide repeat-containing protein At2g22070-like: MSLISPSISSTLQTPSDFYASLLQTSLRTKDPFTAKLVHAQIIKLGLHLGVFLMNNLMNSYSKSGFISDAHTLFDEMPVKNTFSWNTILSANAKQGKFDRAHTIFQEMPERDSVSWTSMIGGYNHKGQFQKAISMFLGMVSARISPTQFTFTNILASCASLEDLSIGKKVHSFIVKLGLSSNVPVANSLLNMYSKSGKPDTTKAVFDRMRLRSVSSWNTMITLYARSGRLDLALAQFKQMSERDVVSWNAMIAGYNQHGLDVEAVCIFAEMLRESNVKPDKFSLASVLSACANLEMLKPGREIHAYIIRTAANDSEPVSNALISMYSKSGGLAIARKIVDRCMVSNLNVISVTALLDGYVKIGEVKLARNFFDSLNDADVVAWTAMIVGYVQNGLNNDAVELFRRLLSYGPKPNNFTLSAMLSACSSLASLNHGKQIHASALRSGAESSVSVTNALISMYAKAGSIENAKRVFSQVSWIRDNVSWTSMIIALAQHGLGVEAVELFEEMLALKIKPDHITYVGVLSACTHAGLVEQGQNYFGLMQNVHKIVPTLSHYACMIDLLGRAGLLEEALKFIEKMPIEPDVIAWGSLLSACRVNKNAELAEIAASRLLEIDPGNGGAYAALANVYSLCGRYEDNAKIRKLMKDRGVKKDRGVSWLEINKTNHVFGVQDALHPHRDEIYKKMAELWKEIKKLGFVPDTKAVLHDLDEELKDEILSHHSEKLAIAFGLMSTPEKTTLRIIKNLRVCNDCHSAIKYISKLVQREIVVRDVTRFHHFKDGLCSCGDYC; encoded by the coding sequence ATGTCTTTGATCAGTCCATCAATTTCATCAACACTTCAAACACCTTCAGATTTCTACGCATCACTTCTTCAAACAAGTCTCAGAACCAAAGACCCATTTACTGCAAAATTAGTCCATGCTCAGATTATCAAACTAGGATTGCATTTAGGTGTGTTCTTGATGAACAATCTTATGAACTCCTATTCAAAATCCGGGTTCATTTCTGATGCTCATACACTGTTTGATGAAATGCCTGTAAAGAATACTTTCTCATGGAATACTATTCTCTCTGCTAATGCTAAACAAGGTAAGTTTGATCGTGCACATACTATCTTTCAAGAAATGCCTGAACGAGATTCTGTTTCGTGGACTTCGATGATTGGGGGTTATAATCACAAGGGTCAGTTTCAGAAAGCCATTTCAATGTTTTTAGGGATGGTTTCTGCTAGAATTTCACCTACTCAGTTCACATTTACTAATATTCTTGCATCTTGTGCTTCTCTTGAGGATTTGAGTATAGGCAAAAAAGTTCACTCCTTCATTGTTAAACTAGGACTGAGTAGTAATGTCCCAGTGGCAAATTCACTGCTCAATATGTACTCGAAATCTGGGAAACCAGATACGACGAAGGCTGTTTTCGATAGGATGCGATTAAGGAGTGTCTCAAGTTGGAACACAATGATTACATTGTATGCACGTTCTGGAAGGTTAGATCTTGCTCTTGCGCAATTCAAACAAATGTCAGAAAGAGATGTTGTTTCATGGAATGCCATGATCGCTGGCTACAATCAACATGGTTTAGACGTTGAAGCTGTATGTATATTTGCAGAAATGCTGAGAGAATCAAACGTGAAACCCGATAAGTTTTCATTAGCTAGTGTTCTATCAGCTTGTGCCAATCTTGAGATGCTGAAACCTGGGAGAGAAATCCATGCTTACATTATAAGAACTGCAGCCAATGATTCTGAGCCAGTCAGTAATGCTTTGATCTCGATGTACTCAAAATCTGGTGGCCTTGCAATTGCTCGAAAAATTGTTGATAGATGCATGGTTTCGAATCTCAATGTCATATCAGTTACAGCTCTGCTTGATGGATATGTTAAGATTGGAGAAGTAAAGCTTGCTAGAAACTTCTTTGATTCCCTGAATGATGCAGACGTGGTAGCATGGACTGCCATGATAGTAGGCTATGTGCAGAATGGATTAAATAATGATGCAGTAGAGCTGTTTAGACGTTTGCTTAGCTATGGACCGAAGCCTAACAATTTCACATTATCTGCCATGCTAAGTGCATGTTCAAGCTTGGCTTCGCTGAATCATGGAAAACAGATTCACGCTAGTGCGTTGAGATCAGGAGCCGAATCTTCAGTTTCTGTAACAAATGCTCTAATTTCCATGTATGCTAAAGCTGGAAGTATTGAGAATGCGAAACGGGTTTTCAGTCAGGTTTCTTGGATCAGAGATAATGTCTCATGGACGTCTATGATTATAGCTTTAGCGCAACATGGTCTTGGAGTAGAAGCTGTTGAACTGTTTGAGGAGATGCTGGCGCTTAAAATTAAACCTGATCATATAACATATGTTGGGGTATTATCTGCATGTACCCATGCTGGATTGGTTGAACAAGGCCAAAATTATTTTGGTCTGATGCAGAATGTACATAAGATTGTACCGACACTTAGCCATTACGCTTGCATGATTGATTTGCTAGGGCGTGCTGGATTGTTAGAAGAAGCTCTAAAATTCATAGAGAAGATGCCAATTGAACCAGATGTTATAGCATGGGGTTCACTTTTAAGTGCATGTAGGGTGAATAAAAATGCTGAGTTGGCAGAAATTGCAGCATCAAGATTACTAGAAATCGATCCTGGGAATGGTGGAGCTTATGCAGCCCTTGCTAATGTGTATTCTTTATGTGGAAGAtatgaagataatgcaaaaattaGGAAGTTGATGAAGGACAGAGGCGTGAAGAAAGACAGGGGAGTTAGTTGGCTTGAGATCAACAAAACAAATCATGTTTTCGGAGTTCAAGATGCATTACATCCGCATAGAGatgaaatctacaagaaaatggCAGAGCTCTGGAAGGAGATTAAGAAACTAGGATTTGTTCCAGATACCAAAGCAGTATTACATGATCTGGATGAAGAGTTGAAGGATGAAATACTGAGCCATCACAGTGAGAAGCTAGCAATAGCATTTGGGTTGATGAGTACCCCTGAGAAAACAACTTTAAGGATTATTAAAAATCTTAGAGTCTGTAACGATTGTCATTCGGCAATTAAATACATATCAAAACTTGTGCAGAGGGAAATTGTGGTGCGAGACGTTACTCGTTTTCATCATTTTAAAGATGGGTTGTGTTCTTGTGGTGATTATTGCTAA